From a region of the Burkholderiaceae bacterium DAT-1 genome:
- a CDS encoding DUF3369 domain-containing protein has translation MTHQIDPDSRPDNRQPEHTAARADDPADDWIIEDDPAAAPPCDSPKGAPWRVLIVDDEPSVHEVTELVMEGFEFENRPLAFRHAYSGVEAKQVLAQEPDFSLIVLDVVMETDDAGLHVASYLRRDLKNAFPRIILRTGQPGHAPEEHVIRDYDINDYKEKSELTERKLKTMFISAFRGYRDLMRIESARQNLCRTIDAIATIRDSQNLFSFASLLMTQLKHVLGVETDHASPSQLSAHVAARNDRNSEMTVIALTDGLFSRSNSMGAPTHLPDSIRSEINHAFASRQTMMREDRYIGYFSCGGSAEGVLHIVFDPKHDSIAQEYLTIFAENVIMTYEYLLAREEIESGQHTSIMLICEAVEKRSKETGVHVLRVGEISAILASDFDISTRDVEFIRQAAPLHDLGKIGIPDAILNKPGKLDPHEWEIMKTHSAIGQDMLKKSDSPMLRLGASIAGEHHECWDGSGYPLGLKGEEISLAGRVVAVADVLDALLSHRCYKSPWIFEDAEAYILSCKGTRFDPQVIDAFVRNRDAILEVYLEYPEG, from the coding sequence ATGACACATCAAATTGATCCGGACAGCAGGCCTGATAACCGTCAGCCCGAGCACACAGCTGCCAGGGCAGACGACCCGGCTGATGACTGGATCATTGAGGACGATCCCGCAGCGGCGCCGCCATGTGACTCTCCTAAAGGCGCGCCATGGCGGGTGTTGATTGTCGATGATGAGCCGAGTGTTCATGAAGTAACGGAACTCGTCATGGAAGGGTTCGAATTCGAGAACCGCCCACTGGCGTTCAGGCATGCGTACAGCGGCGTCGAGGCTAAACAGGTTTTGGCGCAAGAGCCTGACTTCTCGCTGATTGTGCTGGATGTCGTGATGGAAACGGATGATGCAGGACTGCACGTCGCTTCCTATCTACGACGAGATCTGAAAAATGCGTTTCCCCGCATTATTCTGCGCACAGGTCAGCCGGGGCATGCGCCCGAAGAGCATGTGATTCGTGATTACGATATCAATGACTACAAGGAAAAGTCCGAGCTGACCGAACGCAAGCTGAAAACCATGTTTATTTCGGCGTTTCGCGGATATCGCGATTTGATGCGCATCGAATCTGCCCGCCAGAACCTGTGCCGCACGATTGATGCCATCGCCACCATCCGCGACTCACAGAACTTGTTTTCCTTTGCATCGTTACTGATGACGCAGTTGAAGCATGTATTGGGGGTTGAAACGGATCATGCGAGTCCAAGTCAGCTGAGTGCTCACGTTGCTGCACGCAATGATCGAAACAGCGAAATGACGGTGATCGCACTCACGGATGGGCTGTTTAGTCGCTCCAATAGCATGGGGGCGCCCACACATCTTCCCGATTCGATCCGATCCGAAATCAATCACGCCTTTGCTTCCCGGCAAACCATGATGCGGGAGGATCGCTATATCGGCTATTTTAGCTGCGGGGGCTCGGCGGAGGGCGTCTTACATATTGTGTTTGACCCTAAGCATGACTCGATCGCACAAGAATACCTAACCATTTTTGCTGAAAATGTGATCATGACCTACGAGTATTTGCTGGCGCGCGAGGAGATTGAATCCGGTCAGCACACGTCCATTATGCTGATTTGCGAAGCAGTGGAAAAGCGATCCAAGGAAACCGGCGTGCATGTGCTGAGGGTGGGTGAAATCAGTGCGATTCTGGCTTCTGATTTCGATATCTCCACTCGCGATGTTGAGTTTATCCGCCAGGCAGCACCCTTGCATGATCTGGGAAAAATTGGCATTCCGGATGCCATTCTCAATAAGCCCGGCAAACTCGATCCACACGAATGGGAAATCATGAAAACCCACTCGGCAATCGGGCAGGACATGCTGAAAAAATCGGACAGTCCCATGCTGAGGCTAGGTGCCAGTATTGCAGGTGAACATCACGAATGCTGGGATGGCAGTGGCTATCCGCTAGGATTAAAAGGTGAGGAAATCAGTCTGGCTGGGCGCGTTGTAGCTGTAGCCGATGTACTGGATGCGTTGCTGAGTCACCGCTGCTACAAATCACCGTGGATATTTGAAGATGCGGAAGCCTACATTCTGTCCTGCAAGGGCACCCGATTCGACCCCCAGGTGATTGATGCGTTTGTCCGCAACCGTGATGCAATTCTTGAGGTGTATCTGGAGTACCCGGAAGGCTGA
- a CDS encoding PAS domain-containing protein, with amino-acid sequence MNRSMQLLFDSLHDGVMVVGRHGEMKYANQAARSIFGHDASSGLQHPAILRNLAGIESGYVALPVSLTLDREFERDLEAKLLPSPVGDDIMVVIRDDTDEHLYRTTIQNLMSLFHRVCHDEALRCLNDCSLLLKSPSEATLKMAGESWGHFSSQLQEVIQLASVHAGVQIQNGERLDIPRIVSRLTESLTPACRRYQVSLAFNGIASELPPVYGSETWLVNALAALSRALIAQTPKGGEIMLACLQHGAHVSFKFTSNNMPIAAHLRERVFLPFSAGVMAGAASAELQPNLFIGFALCKAILEMLGGHVRWADHDALDIVIELPTGAPNQSSPHNEVDAVQMERYARDLGRLLASRG; translated from the coding sequence ATGAATCGCTCAATGCAACTTTTGTTCGACAGCTTGCATGATGGTGTGATGGTTGTCGGACGGCACGGGGAGATGAAATACGCTAATCAGGCTGCCCGAAGCATATTTGGGCATGATGCATCCTCTGGTTTGCAACACCCGGCCATTCTTCGCAATCTGGCAGGAATCGAGTCGGGCTATGTCGCGCTACCGGTTTCTTTGACGCTGGATCGAGAGTTTGAACGCGATCTGGAAGCCAAATTGCTACCCAGTCCGGTCGGCGATGACATCATGGTGGTCATCCGCGATGATACCGATGAGCATCTATACCGAACCACCATACAAAACCTGATGAGCCTGTTCCATCGTGTGTGCCATGATGAAGCTCTTCGCTGTTTAAACGACTGCTCGCTACTGCTCAAATCACCGTCTGAAGCGACCCTGAAAATGGCGGGTGAGAGCTGGGGTCATTTCTCGTCGCAACTGCAAGAAGTGATCCAACTTGCCAGTGTCCATGCGGGGGTACAGATTCAAAATGGAGAGCGCCTCGACATCCCTCGCATTGTCTCCAGATTGACTGAGTCACTGACGCCGGCCTGTCGTCGCTATCAGGTGAGCTTGGCTTTCAATGGGATAGCCAGTGAGCTTCCGCCTGTATACGGCAGCGAAACATGGCTGGTAAATGCACTTGCCGCGCTCTCTAGAGCATTGATCGCGCAAACCCCGAAAGGGGGGGAGATCATGCTGGCTTGCTTACAGCACGGTGCCCATGTGTCGTTCAAATTCACCTCCAACAATATGCCGATTGCAGCACACCTTCGAGAACGAGTCTTCCTGCCGTTTTCGGCCGGGGTGATGGCTGGCGCTGCGTCCGCCGAGCTGCAGCCGAATCTGTTCATCGGTTTTGCACTGTGCAAGGCCATTCTGGAAATGCTGGGTGGACACGTGCGCTGGGCCGATCATGATGCACTCGACATTGTAATCGAGCTGCCAACTGGCGCGCCCAATCAATCCAGTCCGCACAACGAGGTCGATGCCGTGCAGATGGAGCGTTATGCACGGGATCTTGGTCGACTACTCGCATCTCGTGGCTAG
- a CDS encoding flagellar basal body L-ring protein FlgH yields MQNKMIILAAVAMLAGCATQVPRTIVTGPTTVRPAARSETLPANGSIYQARASRGLFEDTLARNVGDLVTVQIEESVNATTKADNSAERTSTVSNALSAGATSDTINGLMKGFNVANSGNNKFGGKGSTTANNSFNGTITTTVSDVLPNGNLLIAGERQVNIRGEVSYVRLSGVINPADIKNGVISSTRVSEARIEEVGSGTVAQANKAGWLQDVMMRFFPF; encoded by the coding sequence ATGCAAAACAAAATGATCATACTTGCCGCAGTGGCAATGCTTGCCGGTTGTGCCACTCAAGTGCCTCGCACCATTGTGACCGGACCCACGACCGTGCGTCCGGCGGCGCGCTCTGAGACCTTGCCGGCGAATGGCAGTATCTATCAGGCGCGTGCGTCCAGAGGCCTGTTTGAAGACACGCTTGCTCGCAATGTCGGTGATCTGGTCACGGTTCAGATAGAGGAAAGCGTCAACGCCACCACTAAAGCCGACAATTCCGCTGAACGAACCTCGACGGTCAGCAATGCGCTGTCCGCCGGCGCTACCTCCGACACCATTAATGGCCTGATGAAGGGCTTTAATGTAGCCAACTCGGGCAACAACAAGTTTGGCGGCAAAGGCTCAACCACAGCCAATAATTCCTTTAACGGCACCATCACCACGACGGTAAGCGATGTCCTGCCTAACGGAAATTTGCTGATTGCAGGCGAACGTCAGGTAAATATTCGCGGAGAAGTCAGCTACGTGCGTCTTTCCGGGGTGATTAATCCAGCGGACATCAAGAATGGCGTGATCTCTTCAACGCGCGTATCAGAAGCGCGCATCGAAGAAGTGGGGTCCGGCACGGTCGCTCAGGCCAATAAGGCGGGCTGGCTGCAGGATGTGATGATGCGGTTCTTCCCATTCTGA
- a CDS encoding response regulator: protein MKPLILIVEDQADIRKLIRMTLQFGPYEVQESDHGLLGLKMAQASQPKLMLLDVMMPGELDGYQVCAKVKQDPALKDTCVIMLTARGQQSDFEAGRAAGADAYLTKPFSPLELIDTVRQHIGQQPGSAMAA from the coding sequence ATGAAACCGCTGATTCTGATCGTTGAAGATCAAGCCGATATCCGAAAGCTCATCCGCATGACGCTGCAATTTGGGCCATACGAAGTACAGGAGTCTGATCATGGCTTGCTGGGTTTAAAGATGGCTCAGGCCAGCCAGCCCAAGCTTATGTTGCTGGATGTAATGATGCCGGGTGAGCTGGATGGCTATCAGGTATGTGCAAAGGTGAAGCAAGATCCTGCGCTAAAAGATACCTGCGTCATCATGCTGACTGCACGTGGTCAGCAGTCCGATTTCGAAGCAGGACGGGCGGCAGGCGCGGATGCTTATCTGACAAAGCCTTTCAGTCCACTTGAGTTGATTGATACCGTTCGCCAGCACATCGGACAGCAACCGGGTTCGGCAATGGCCGCGTGA
- a CDS encoding hybrid sensor histidine kinase/response regulator — translation MSEVDSWLLDDADENGLADTPAAQARWKIAIIDDEPDVHLMTRLALKEANYQGRGVELLSAYSGEEGFQLLRNHPDTALVLLDVVMESDDAGLKLVDRIRNELGNRRVRIVLRTGQPGQAPERMVINRYDINDYKCKTELTSERLYTTVIASLRLFDLLHEIESKSDQLATIMQLSSSGVAYFDPERNLAYCNASMLMLFERRMSDVQDMPLMEVLNLLVSRGARLERTHQLLNAGQLLNQAEASPEGIILEVCHPVSAVFSIKAKATPDGGLALYMRDMTRENQVERMKSEFLSMAAHELRTPMASIRGFSELLLHMEIDPSQMRDMLETINRQSVRLTHLLNDLLDLAKIEAGGANVLKPEVCSIDTFIQPAIDASFTPDKRPRLVMQHAARSAQVRVDIGKMQQVMLNLLGNAIKYSSEGSAIELSTRALGEDEGGGVNIVVRDHGIGMKPEHVARAFERFFRADESGHIPGTGLGLSIAKEIVDLLGGHVTLSSEFGKGTTVTVCLPAVSNG, via the coding sequence ATGAGCGAAGTAGATAGCTGGCTGCTGGATGATGCCGATGAAAATGGTCTGGCGGACACCCCTGCGGCACAGGCACGCTGGAAGATTGCAATCATTGACGATGAGCCCGACGTGCATCTGATGACTCGCCTCGCGCTGAAGGAGGCGAACTATCAAGGCCGCGGAGTAGAACTGCTTTCTGCCTACTCCGGTGAAGAGGGCTTCCAGCTCCTGCGCAATCATCCTGACACTGCGCTGGTTTTGCTGGATGTCGTCATGGAGTCAGATGATGCCGGCTTGAAGCTGGTCGATCGGATTCGCAACGAGCTGGGCAATCGCCGGGTCAGAATCGTCCTGCGAACAGGTCAGCCGGGGCAAGCGCCTGAACGCATGGTAATCAACCGGTACGATATCAATGACTACAAATGTAAAACGGAGCTTACTTCTGAGCGACTGTACACCACAGTCATTGCCTCCCTGCGTTTGTTTGATTTGCTTCATGAAATCGAGTCCAAGTCGGATCAACTGGCAACCATCATGCAACTCAGTTCGAGTGGTGTTGCCTATTTCGATCCCGAACGCAATCTGGCTTACTGCAATGCATCCATGCTGATGCTTTTCGAGCGGAGAATGTCCGACGTTCAGGATATGCCACTCATGGAAGTATTGAATCTGCTGGTGAGCCGGGGCGCCCGACTCGAACGGACACATCAGCTGCTCAATGCAGGACAGCTTCTTAATCAGGCCGAAGCATCGCCTGAGGGCATCATTCTCGAAGTCTGTCATCCGGTGTCAGCCGTTTTCTCAATTAAGGCAAAAGCGACCCCAGATGGGGGGCTGGCGCTCTACATGCGCGATATGACGCGCGAAAACCAGGTCGAGCGAATGAAAAGCGAGTTCTTGTCGATGGCTGCGCACGAGTTACGCACGCCAATGGCCAGCATTCGCGGATTTTCTGAATTGTTGCTGCATATGGAGATCGATCCCTCGCAAATGCGCGATATGCTGGAAACGATCAATCGTCAAAGCGTTCGTCTGACTCATTTGCTCAATGACCTGTTGGACTTGGCGAAAATCGAGGCCGGGGGTGCCAATGTTCTCAAGCCAGAGGTCTGCAGCATTGATACCTTCATCCAACCTGCCATCGATGCCTCGTTTACACCGGACAAGCGCCCCCGACTGGTTATGCAGCACGCCGCCCGCAGCGCTCAGGTACGGGTTGATATCGGCAAAATGCAGCAAGTGATGCTGAATCTGCTCGGGAATGCCATTAAGTATTCATCCGAGGGCAGCGCAATTGAACTTTCAACGCGCGCCCTGGGTGAAGACGAGGGCGGTGGCGTCAACATCGTCGTGAGAGATCACGGCATTGGCATGAAGCCGGAGCATGTTGCACGTGCATTTGAACGATTTTTCCGTGCGGATGAGTCGGGTCATATTCCGGGAACAGGGCTTGGGCTTTCGATTGCCAAAGAGATTGTCGATTTACTGGGGGGGCACGTGACCTTAAGCAGTGAGTTTGGCAAAGGCACGACGGTGACTGTCTGCTTGCCTGCCGTGTCCAATGGGTGA
- a CDS encoding HAMP domain-containing histidine kinase yields the protein MLTISRRVGGLVTLAVVAIGVTGLFGLIQLNRVDKQVRKLNHEATPLIISSAELGIAFKTIPPILISQLNETDTFLREGFSRKLHVAEQQLQDALNARKRQTHPDAMASHDELMYQLIQQYIQAMHQALEYTRAGNSADAFVVLYSTILPLNDKIDELLRQDREAGKHAQQQGEANIDDTFNHVMTAYLGIGLFSMIMLSVSGWLLYRRIVHPVHAMQTTALDIVSSQDFSRRMPVYELDEVGETSLAFNCLLDNVVEAKSSAETALDELKSTQASLVEAEKMSSLGGLVAGVAHEINTPLGIALTCSTHLHEASKTIHDALTAGSLRKADLQSFMDDALESTQLIHNNTNRAASLVQSFKQVAVDQASEAPRIFDLEQYLQEILTSLGPRVRKAHAWIILQVETPVSIHSYPGAFAQVITNLVINALVHGLDDREGGEIRIVATQSAEWVTLDVSDNGRGIPQEHIGKIFEPFFTTKRGQGGSGLGLHIVYNIMRNQLGGDIKVESTQQAGTVFHLSLPVTAPNLAEAGAFPLAA from the coding sequence ATGCTTACGATATCCCGACGTGTAGGTGGTTTAGTTACTCTGGCCGTGGTCGCCATCGGTGTGACCGGCTTGTTTGGACTGATTCAGCTGAACAGAGTAGATAAACAGGTTCGTAAACTGAATCACGAAGCCACCCCGCTGATTATCTCCAGCGCAGAGCTGGGTATAGCTTTCAAAACCATCCCGCCGATATTGATTAGTCAGCTAAACGAGACGGATACGTTTCTCCGTGAAGGATTCAGTCGCAAACTGCATGTAGCTGAGCAACAGCTGCAAGATGCCTTGAATGCCCGCAAACGGCAAACCCATCCGGACGCCATGGCCTCTCATGACGAACTGATGTACCAATTGATACAGCAGTATATTCAGGCCATGCATCAGGCGCTCGAGTACACCAGGGCAGGCAACAGTGCAGATGCCTTTGTTGTGCTGTATTCAACGATACTGCCACTGAACGATAAGATTGACGAGCTGCTGCGCCAGGACAGAGAGGCCGGTAAACACGCACAGCAACAAGGTGAGGCAAATATCGACGATACATTTAATCATGTCATGACAGCCTATCTTGGTATTGGGCTGTTCTCCATGATCATGCTGAGCGTGAGCGGATGGTTGCTGTATCGCCGTATCGTTCATCCGGTTCATGCAATGCAGACCACTGCACTGGATATTGTCAGTTCGCAGGATTTTTCGCGACGGATGCCAGTGTATGAGCTGGATGAGGTGGGTGAAACCAGCCTGGCCTTCAATTGCCTGCTTGATAATGTGGTAGAGGCCAAATCGTCCGCCGAAACCGCGCTGGACGAATTGAAAAGTACGCAGGCCTCGCTCGTCGAAGCCGAGAAAATGTCTTCACTGGGGGGGCTGGTCGCGGGCGTTGCCCATGAGATCAATACGCCTCTGGGTATCGCCCTGACTTGCTCCACCCACCTCCATGAAGCCTCCAAAACCATTCATGACGCGCTCACGGCGGGTAGCCTGCGTAAAGCAGATCTCCAGTCATTTATGGATGATGCACTCGAATCCACCCAGCTCATTCATAACAACACTAACCGAGCAGCGTCATTGGTGCAAAGCTTCAAGCAGGTTGCGGTTGATCAGGCCAGCGAAGCACCACGCATCTTTGATCTTGAGCAGTACCTGCAGGAGATACTAACCAGTCTCGGACCGCGCGTTCGCAAGGCACATGCATGGATTATTCTGCAGGTTGAAACGCCCGTCTCCATCCATAGTTATCCTGGCGCGTTTGCTCAGGTCATCACCAATCTGGTGATTAATGCGCTGGTGCATGGTCTGGATGACAGGGAGGGGGGAGAAATCCGGATCGTGGCAACTCAGTCAGCAGAATGGGTCACGCTGGATGTGAGTGATAACGGCAGAGGCATTCCCCAGGAACATATCGGCAAAATTTTCGAGCCATTTTTTACGACCAAGCGCGGGCAAGGTGGTAGCGGTCTCGGATTGCACATTGTCTACAACATCATGCGCAATCAGCTGGGGGGCGATATAAAGGTAGAAAGTACCCAGCAGGCCGGAACAGTGTTCCACTTAAGCCTACCGGTCACCGCCCCCAATCTTGCGGAAGCTGGCGCTTTTCCCCTTGCTGCATGA
- the flgF gene encoding flagellar basal-body rod protein FlgF: MDRLIYVAMTGAKHSAYEQATIANNLANVNTPGFRSQLTAFRAVPTEGGVGVPTRTFVVDQTTGSDFTQGALQTTGRNLDVSMTSAGFLTLQTPAGEAYTRNGSLQLDTNGTLIGTNGYPVIGDGGPIVIPPNSVVTFGSDGTVTAAPSNNPAQTTAVGRMKLVQPDERLLDRGSDGLFRTRDGSPVEASPNAAMMSGALEASNVNPVNQLVSMIASQRQYEMQVQLLQEASQNAKAVSQIMVLS, from the coding sequence ATGGATAGGCTGATTTATGTGGCGATGACAGGCGCCAAGCATTCAGCGTATGAGCAGGCAACGATTGCCAATAATCTTGCCAATGTGAATACGCCCGGGTTCCGCTCGCAATTGACTGCATTCCGGGCCGTACCAACCGAAGGTGGCGTGGGCGTACCGACACGTACCTTTGTAGTAGATCAGACCACGGGCTCTGACTTCACTCAGGGCGCCTTGCAGACAACCGGGCGGAATCTGGATGTTTCCATGACATCCGCAGGCTTTCTGACGCTGCAAACCCCGGCAGGTGAAGCGTATACCCGCAATGGCAGCTTGCAGCTGGATACCAATGGCACGCTGATAGGTACAAATGGCTACCCGGTCATTGGCGATGGTGGCCCCATTGTTATTCCGCCTAACAGTGTTGTGACATTCGGGTCGGACGGCACCGTCACCGCAGCTCCCTCCAATAATCCCGCCCAAACTACCGCAGTTGGCCGTATGAAGCTGGTTCAGCCAGACGAACGACTACTGGATCGGGGTTCCGATGGCCTGTTCCGTACCCGCGATGGTTCACCGGTGGAAGCCAGCCCCAATGCGGCCATGATGAGTGGCGCGCTGGAGGCGAGTAACGTCAATCCGGTCAACCAGCTTGTGTCCATGATCGCCTCCCAGCGGCAATACGAGATGCAGGTACAGTTATTGCAAGAAGCTTCGCAGAACGCCAAGGCGGTCTCGCAGATCATGGTGCTGAGCTAA
- a CDS encoding flagellar basal body P-ring protein FlgI has product MRKWIMLLAALMMPIAQAQKIKEIASVGGVRSNQLVGYGIVVGLDGSGDQTAQTPFTVQSVINMLTRLGVQLPSNTSLQLKNVAAVSLTATLPPFAKAGQQIDITVSSIGNAKSLRGGTLLMSPLKGADGQIYAMAQGNVVVAGAGASAGGSSTQVNQLSVGRVPMGATVEREVPAKVGEADTIELALNQSDFTTVNNMAERINKDFPGKARAVDARTVLVEAPEDVFARVKFMAKLEELDVTPAQAAPKVIINARTGSVVMNQTVSLDPCAISHGSLTVVIHANNTISQPNALSNGKTEKTENAQVEIKTEKGGVTTLPKATNLNDVVRALNQIGASPQDLLAILQAMKAAGALKAELEVI; this is encoded by the coding sequence ATGCGTAAATGGATCATGCTGTTGGCTGCGCTAATGATGCCGATCGCGCAAGCGCAAAAGATCAAGGAAATTGCCAGTGTCGGCGGAGTACGCTCGAATCAGCTGGTTGGGTACGGGATTGTCGTCGGGCTGGATGGCAGCGGTGACCAGACCGCACAAACCCCGTTCACCGTGCAGAGTGTCATCAATATGTTGACGCGACTGGGGGTTCAGCTACCCAGTAACACGTCCTTGCAGTTGAAAAACGTAGCGGCGGTCTCTCTCACTGCAACGCTACCGCCATTTGCCAAAGCAGGGCAGCAAATCGATATCACTGTTTCATCCATCGGCAATGCGAAAAGCCTTCGAGGGGGCACCTTGCTGATGAGCCCGTTAAAAGGGGCGGATGGTCAGATATATGCCATGGCACAAGGTAATGTGGTCGTTGCCGGAGCAGGGGCATCGGCGGGTGGATCAAGCACGCAGGTGAATCAGTTGTCGGTAGGTCGCGTGCCGATGGGAGCAACTGTCGAACGTGAGGTGCCCGCTAAAGTAGGGGAAGCCGATACGATCGAACTGGCCTTGAACCAGTCTGATTTCACTACTGTCAACAATATGGCGGAGCGCATCAACAAGGATTTTCCGGGCAAGGCACGTGCGGTTGATGCGAGAACCGTGCTGGTTGAAGCACCCGAGGATGTGTTTGCCCGTGTGAAATTCATGGCGAAACTGGAAGAACTGGATGTCACACCCGCGCAGGCAGCGCCCAAGGTCATCATTAATGCCCGAACTGGCTCGGTTGTCATGAACCAGACGGTTTCGCTCGATCCCTGCGCGATTTCGCATGGCAGTCTGACGGTGGTGATTCACGCCAATAACACCATTAGCCAGCCGAATGCGCTCTCAAATGGCAAAACAGAAAAGACCGAGAACGCGCAGGTCGAAATCAAGACAGAAAAAGGCGGCGTGACCACCTTGCCAAAAGCAACCAACCTGAATGATGTGGTGCGGGCATTGAATCAGATTGGCGCCAGTCCGCAAGACTTGCTGGCTATATTGCAGGCCATGAAGGCCGCAGGTGCGCTCAAGGCAGAGCTGGAAGTGATCTAA
- the flgG gene encoding flagellar basal-body rod protein FlgG has translation MMRALWVAKTGMDAMQLNIDVISNNLANVNTTGFKASRANFQDLIYQTMRQPGGSTTQQTQLPTGLQLGTGVMSVNAERIFTQGNPQQTNAPLDMQINGQGFFQITMPDGSTTYTRDGNFQLNNQGQVVTASGYLLNPAISLPPNVTKVTIGTDGTVSVNLPGQTNPTQVGQIQLANFINPAGLASIGNNLFQETTASGTPQVGTPGQTGLGNINQSYVEASNVNITEELVNMIQAQRAYEMNSKSIQTVDQMLQRLTQLT, from the coding sequence ATGATGCGAGCTTTATGGGTGGCCAAAACCGGGATGGACGCGATGCAGCTGAACATCGACGTCATCTCCAATAATTTGGCGAACGTCAATACCACGGGCTTCAAGGCTTCGCGGGCGAATTTTCAGGATCTGATCTACCAGACCATGCGTCAGCCGGGCGGCAGTACCACTCAGCAAACCCAACTGCCAACGGGATTGCAGCTGGGTACGGGCGTGATGTCGGTGAATGCCGAACGGATTTTTACGCAAGGTAATCCGCAGCAAACCAATGCACCGCTGGACATGCAGATCAATGGGCAGGGCTTCTTTCAGATCACCATGCCTGATGGCAGCACAACCTATACCCGTGATGGCAATTTTCAGTTGAACAATCAGGGGCAGGTGGTGACTGCTTCCGGTTATCTGCTGAATCCGGCGATCTCGCTGCCGCCAAATGTCACAAAGGTGACGATTGGCACCGACGGCACGGTGTCGGTGAACTTGCCCGGTCAGACCAATCCTACCCAGGTAGGGCAGATCCAGCTGGCTAATTTCATCAACCCGGCAGGCCTTGCCAGCATCGGTAATAACCTCTTTCAGGAAACAACTGCATCTGGTACGCCGCAAGTGGGTACGCCGGGACAAACAGGGCTGGGCAATATCAATCAGTCCTATGTTGAAGCGTCCAACGTGAATATTACCGAAGAGCTGGTGAACATGATTCAGGCGCAGCGTGCCTATGAAATGAATTCCAAGTCGATTCAAACCGTCGACCAGATGCTGCAGCGCCTGACGCAATTGACGTAA